One window of Candidatus Methylocalor cossyra genomic DNA carries:
- a CDS encoding DesA family fatty acid desaturase, whose translation MINGLLDFPVWGLVVTTLVSTHITIASVTIFLHRHQAHRALDLHPVVSHFFRFWLWMTTSMVTKQWVAVHRKHHAKCETPEDPHSPRFFGIRKVLWEGAELYGQEAANPETLQRYGYGTPEDWLERHLYSRFPNAGVALYLLLDLLFFGVHGITVWAVQMIWIPFWAAGVVNGLGHYWGYRNFETPDASTNLIPFGLLIGGEELHNNHHAYPASARLSNRWWEIDIGWAYIRLMQILGLAKVRRIAPKIRIVRELATIDLTTVQAVVRNRFHVLALYSRSVVLPVFRHEWKILAPADRPLLKQVKKLLLREDLTLDEAAYQALGQALNLSAALATVYRFKQELKQLWSQSSATYEARIQALKDWCRRAEETQIEALYEFAQQLRGYKLQPA comes from the coding sequence ATGATAAACGGCCTACTCGATTTCCCCGTCTGGGGATTGGTGGTCACCACGCTGGTCTCGACCCACATCACCATAGCCAGCGTCACAATCTTTCTCCACCGTCACCAAGCCCACCGGGCCCTGGACCTCCACCCGGTGGTGAGCCACTTTTTCCGGTTCTGGCTGTGGATGACCACCAGCATGGTCACTAAGCAATGGGTCGCGGTGCATCGCAAGCACCACGCCAAGTGCGAAACCCCGGAAGACCCCCATAGCCCGCGCTTCTTCGGCATCCGCAAGGTGCTGTGGGAAGGCGCCGAGCTCTACGGGCAGGAAGCCGCCAATCCCGAAACCCTGCAACGGTATGGCTATGGCACCCCTGAGGATTGGCTGGAACGCCATCTCTATAGCCGCTTCCCCAACGCCGGCGTCGCGCTGTATCTGCTCCTGGATCTGCTGTTCTTCGGGGTGCACGGCATTACCGTGTGGGCAGTGCAGATGATTTGGATCCCCTTTTGGGCCGCCGGGGTAGTGAACGGCCTTGGCCACTACTGGGGCTACCGCAACTTCGAAACTCCCGATGCCTCCACCAACCTGATCCCCTTCGGGCTACTGATCGGCGGAGAGGAGCTGCACAACAACCACCACGCTTATCCCGCCTCGGCGCGACTGTCCAACCGCTGGTGGGAAATCGACATCGGCTGGGCCTACATCCGTCTGATGCAGATCCTGGGCTTGGCGAAGGTCCGGCGGATCGCCCCCAAGATCCGGATCGTGCGCGAACTGGCGACCATCGACCTGACCACCGTGCAGGCGGTGGTGCGCAATCGCTTCCACGTCTTGGCGCTCTATAGCCGCAGCGTGGTGCTACCGGTGTTCCGCCACGAGTGGAAAATTCTGGCGCCAGCGGACCGGCCCTTGCTGAAGCAGGTGAAAAAGCTGCTGCTGCGGGAGGATTTGACCCTCGACGAAGCCGCCTATCAGGCCCTCGGCCAGGCGCTGAACCTGAGCGCGGCCCTTGCCACCGTGTACCGGTTCAAGCAGGAGCTGAAACAGCTGTGGAGCCAGTCTTCGGCCACCTACGAAGCACGCATTCAGGCGCTGAAGGATTGGTGCCGCCGGGCAGAGGAGACCCAGATCGAAGCCCTGTACGAGTTCGCCCAGCAATTGCGCGGCTATAAACTGCAGCCGGCCTGA
- the folE gene encoding GTP cyclohydrolase I FolE: protein MQNVMETLYARLIEELGEDINREGLVDTPKRAAAALRYLTSGYHKTLESVLNQAVFEADTEDMVIVKDIELYSLCEHHLLPFIGKCHVGYLPNGKVIGLSKIARIVEMYARRLQIQERLTKQIAATIQSAVNPRGVAVVIEAKHLCMMMRGVEKQNSVMTTSSMLGIFRREISTRSEFLNLVNRP, encoded by the coding sequence ATGCAGAATGTAATGGAAACTCTCTATGCGCGGCTGATCGAAGAATTGGGCGAGGATATTAACCGCGAGGGTTTGGTGGATACTCCCAAGCGTGCCGCCGCGGCTTTGCGCTACCTCACCAGCGGCTATCACAAAACCCTGGAGAGCGTGCTGAATCAGGCGGTTTTCGAGGCCGACACCGAGGATATGGTCATCGTCAAGGATATCGAGCTGTATTCCCTTTGCGAGCACCATTTGTTGCCCTTTATCGGCAAGTGCCACGTGGGGTATCTGCCCAACGGCAAGGTGATCGGGCTTTCCAAGATCGCCCGTATCGTAGAGATGTACGCGCGCCGGCTCCAGATCCAGGAGCGGCTGACCAAGCAAATTGCCGCCACCATCCAGAGCGCGGTCAATCCCAGGGGCGTCGCGGTGGTGATCGAGGCCAAGCATCTGTGCATGATGATGCGCGGCGTGGAGAAGCAGAACTCGGTCATGACCACCTCGTCCATGCTCGGCATCTTCCGTCGGGAAATCAGCACCCGCTCGGAATTCCTCAACCTCGTCAATCGTCCATGA
- a CDS encoding Slp family lipoprotein translates to MRNRFAAAIVRPRRWSLALLLLGLSQLSGCATALSGDTLRLVARDVSPKAVLDHPQQFVGRVILVTGPILRAENRADGTLLEVLGYPPTSRGFPDTSEPALGRFLLRYPGYLDTLIYQRGRYVAAAGRVVGEQLEQTGAVQHPQPLLQTLELTLLPERPRYYAPFHFGFGLMFGF, encoded by the coding sequence GTGAGGAACCGTTTCGCCGCGGCCATCGTCCGCCCCCGCCGCTGGAGTCTCGCCCTGCTGTTGCTGGGCCTGAGTCAGCTGAGCGGCTGCGCCACGGCTTTATCCGGCGACACCCTGCGGCTGGTGGCGCGGGACGTCTCTCCCAAGGCAGTCCTGGACCATCCCCAACAGTTCGTCGGCCGGGTGATCCTGGTCACGGGCCCCATCCTGCGTGCGGAGAACCGGGCGGACGGCACTCTGCTCGAAGTCCTCGGCTATCCGCCCACCAGCCGCGGCTTCCCCGACACCAGCGAGCCGGCCCTAGGCCGCTTTCTGCTGCGCTATCCGGGCTATCTCGATACCTTGATCTACCAACGGGGACGGTATGTCGCCGCCGCCGGCCGGGTGGTCGGGGAACAGCTGGAGCAAACCGGCGCGGTGCAGCATCCTCAGCCGTTGCTCCAGACCCTGGAACTCACCCTGCTGCCCGAACGACCCCGCTATTACGCGCCGTTCCATTTCGGCTTCGGCCTGATGTTCGGCTTTTGA
- a CDS encoding CheR family methyltransferase, with amino-acid sequence MIVGVGASAGGLAAFQELLEGLPAPTGMALVFVQHFKSATGNPLRALLGRHTPLAVVEARDGMPLAEDHLYLAPPGTLVTVRNAVLTVETAWEPAALRRTIDTFLCSLADDQGPRAVGVLLSGNAGDGLRGLEAIKARGGIALVQAERTARFAALPRRAILAGLADRILPPREIARELVKLRARRKASPRPPAGREPATGAEPWEQQEALRRILDRVRSVSRVDFSAYKPSTLRRRIQRRMALYRVERLADYARRLEEDPAEAEALGRDLVINVTRFFRDPEVFETLRTEIFPRILAGKSPDAPLRIWVPGCSTGEEVYSLAIAALETLEQHGAQIPLQLFGTDISDVAIGQARAGIYPEPIAGELSPDRLRRFFVKHGTGYRVAKAIRELCVFARHNVFNDPPFFNLDLISCRNVLIYFGPDLQRKVLPLFHFALNERGFLVLGNSESIGAFAELFVLTHKRHKIYQKKSAPPRLTLDRPPRADDGELLGQAARAEGVPSGFDPLREADRVLLDRYSPPGVVVNSDLTILQFRGRTDHFLQPAPGGASFHLLRMAREGLMIPLHVAIHEAGESGCPVRKKDVLFQGYDETCRVTLEVVPIAGPASLERFFLVLFQEFHPAGASPAGWEAPGELVRPPAGPAERDEIARLREELAATREYLRSVIESQEALTEELRSANEELQSTNEELETAKEELQSSNEELTTFNEELQARNEELARANDDLTNLLRGTDLAVVILDQELRLRRFTPSAEQLFGLAASDLGRPIDELGARLALPGLLPLVQSALTGPGTQEVGVRAGNGRWYKLKAYPYRTLDDKIEGAVLALWTLEGPQPALPQGPPEAPPAEAGRESPVLLVSGGEFRVRTANGGFYRLAGLAPEAVEGRPLFALADGRWDLPPLRAALEGLVSGKSACQNLIFEHDVAGVGRCRVKLDGRLGNGTEGEPVVLITLEALDVAPVR; translated from the coding sequence ATGATCGTGGGGGTGGGAGCCTCCGCCGGCGGCTTGGCGGCCTTCCAGGAGCTGCTGGAGGGCTTGCCCGCCCCCACCGGCATGGCCCTGGTGTTCGTCCAGCATTTCAAGTCCGCCACCGGCAATCCGCTGCGGGCCTTGCTCGGCCGGCACACCCCGCTGGCCGTGGTGGAAGCCCGGGACGGTATGCCGCTGGCGGAGGATCACCTGTACCTCGCTCCGCCCGGCACCCTGGTTACGGTGCGCAATGCCGTGCTGACGGTGGAGACCGCCTGGGAGCCCGCAGCGCTCCGGCGCACCATCGACACGTTCTTGTGCTCCCTAGCCGACGACCAGGGCCCGCGAGCGGTAGGCGTATTGCTCTCGGGCAACGCCGGGGATGGCCTGCGGGGGCTCGAGGCCATCAAAGCCCGCGGCGGTATCGCCCTGGTCCAGGCGGAGCGCACTGCCCGCTTCGCCGCCCTGCCGCGGCGCGCCATCCTGGCCGGGCTGGCGGACCGGATCCTGCCGCCGCGGGAGATCGCCCGGGAACTGGTCAAGCTGAGGGCGCGTCGGAAAGCGTCGCCGCGCCCGCCGGCCGGCCGGGAACCCGCGACGGGAGCCGAACCTTGGGAACAACAGGAGGCGCTGCGGCGCATTCTGGACCGGGTCCGATCGGTGAGCCGGGTGGATTTTTCCGCCTACAAGCCGAGCACGCTCCGGCGCCGCATCCAGCGCCGGATGGCGCTGTACCGGGTGGAGCGGTTGGCCGATTACGCCCGCCGCCTGGAAGAGGATCCGGCGGAAGCGGAGGCGCTCGGCCGGGATTTGGTCATCAACGTCACCCGCTTCTTCCGCGATCCGGAGGTGTTCGAGACCCTGAGGACCGAGATCTTTCCCCGGATCCTGGCCGGCAAATCCCCCGACGCCCCGCTCCGCATCTGGGTCCCCGGCTGCTCTACGGGGGAAGAGGTGTATTCCCTAGCCATCGCCGCCCTCGAGACCTTGGAACAACATGGGGCGCAGATCCCGCTGCAGCTGTTCGGCACCGACATCAGCGATGTCGCCATTGGCCAAGCCCGCGCCGGCATCTACCCGGAGCCCATTGCGGGTGAGCTGTCGCCCGACCGCTTGCGCCGATTCTTTGTCAAGCACGGGACCGGCTACCGGGTGGCCAAGGCGATCCGGGAGCTTTGTGTATTCGCCCGGCATAACGTGTTTAACGACCCGCCATTTTTCAATCTGGACCTGATCAGCTGCCGGAACGTGCTGATCTATTTTGGTCCCGACCTGCAGCGGAAGGTGCTGCCGCTGTTCCATTTCGCCCTCAATGAACGCGGGTTCTTGGTGCTGGGCAACTCGGAGAGCATCGGCGCCTTCGCCGAGCTGTTCGTCCTCACCCACAAACGGCACAAGATCTACCAAAAAAAGAGCGCGCCGCCGCGCTTGACCCTGGACCGGCCGCCACGGGCCGATGACGGCGAGCTGCTCGGCCAGGCGGCCCGCGCGGAAGGTGTCCCGTCGGGCTTCGATCCGTTGCGGGAGGCCGACCGGGTGCTGCTGGATCGCTACAGCCCGCCCGGGGTGGTGGTCAATAGTGACCTGACGATCCTGCAATTCCGCGGCCGCACCGACCATTTTCTGCAACCGGCACCGGGCGGGGCCAGCTTCCACCTGCTGCGCATGGCCCGGGAGGGGCTAATGATCCCGCTGCACGTCGCCATCCACGAGGCCGGCGAGAGCGGTTGCCCGGTGCGCAAGAAGGATGTGCTGTTCCAGGGCTACGACGAGACCTGCCGAGTGACCCTGGAGGTGGTCCCCATCGCCGGGCCGGCATCGCTGGAGCGGTTTTTCCTGGTGCTGTTCCAGGAATTCCACCCTGCCGGAGCTTCCCCCGCGGGGTGGGAGGCGCCCGGGGAGCTGGTCCGCCCGCCGGCAGGTCCTGCGGAGCGGGACGAGATCGCCCGCTTGCGGGAAGAGTTGGCCGCCACCCGGGAGTACCTGCGCTCGGTCATCGAGTCCCAGGAGGCGCTCACGGAGGAGCTGCGCTCGGCCAACGAAGAGTTGCAGAGCACCAACGAGGAGCTGGAGACCGCCAAGGAGGAACTGCAGTCCTCCAACGAGGAACTGACCACCTTCAACGAGGAGCTGCAAGCCCGCAACGAGGAGCTGGCCAGGGCTAACGACGACTTGACCAACCTGCTGCGCGGTACCGATCTGGCCGTGGTGATCCTGGACCAGGAGCTGCGCCTGCGGCGCTTCACACCCAGCGCCGAGCAGCTGTTCGGCCTGGCCGCGAGCGACCTCGGGCGGCCCATCGACGAGCTCGGCGCACGCCTCGCGCTGCCCGGTCTGCTGCCCTTGGTCCAGAGCGCACTGACCGGCCCGGGTACCCAGGAAGTCGGAGTGCGCGCCGGCAATGGCCGGTGGTATAAGCTCAAGGCGTATCCCTACCGGACGCTGGACGACAAGATCGAGGGGGCGGTGTTGGCCCTTTGGACGCTCGAAGGTCCGCAACCGGCCCTCCCCCAGGGGCCGCCCGAAGCCCCCCCGGCCGAGGCTGGGCGGGAGTCGCCGGTGCTGCTGGTTTCAGGCGGCGAGTTTCGGGTCCGGACCGCTAACGGTGGTTTTTACCGGCTGGCGGGGCTTGCCCCGGAGGCGGTCGAGGGCCGTCCCTTGTTCGCCCTCGCCGACGGGCGCTGGGACCTTCCCCCGCTGCGCGCCGCCCTGGAGGGCTTGGTGTCGGGAAAAAGCGCTTGCCAAAACCTGATCTTCGAGCATGATGTTGCGGGTGTCGGTCGCTGCCGGGTGAAACTCGACGGGCGCCTGGGGAACGGCACCGAGGGAGAGCCGGTGGTCCTCATCACCCTCGAGGCGCTCGACGTCGCCCCGGTACGATGA
- a CDS encoding glycosyltransferase family 4 protein, translating to MKIAIIAPSPVPFTIGGAEKLWWGLTQHINQLTPHQAELIKLPSPEADFWSLMRSYLAFSRLDLKHFDLVISTKYPAWMVDHPNHCCYLQHKLRGLYDTYPAHLPKTLAHPALKGLLALLSGPPGDRERLEPLFSELFELETRDDLPAELFAFPGPLARTLVHYLDAIALAPSAIRRYAAISRTVAKRPDYFPSGVPVEVIYHPSDLPRFENRGYDYIFTASRLDGAKRLDLIIRAFRGLRTEIELRIAGEGPDEGRLRELAAGDPRICFLGRITDEELIRQYAGALFVPFVPYQEDYGLVTIEAMLSHKAVLTTHDAGGVAEWVEPGVTGLIVAPEPTALTQAMEALVADRAATIAMGEAGFEKARALSWRSTVEALLAPAPSKAPLRSPRRPRLTVALDYPVHPAVSGGRKRVYHFYKALARRADVTLLTLGAPDEPRCRLTLAPGLNEWRIPRSHRHLALERQFEARLGASVGDIVTLLYYRESPELLPALRQAAEESDLVIVSHCYLYPAVREVYTGPLWYDAHNVEWDMKCAVLGDHPEAAEYLDRVKETEAACCRDSLVVLACSEDNRDRLIELYEVEPGKIRLAPNGVDPHALPFVPFAERRALRERLGLDGRLPVLFMGSWHQPNIEAGVGLLALARACPELDFFVLGSVCYHALWEGRPENVHLFGVVEEEVKNVLLGIAHAGLNPVVSGSGTNLKTVEYAAAGVPVLTTPFGNRGLGLVDGEEIWEAPLESFAEALQRLSRATDEAELIRRTTRAAERTRRAFDWQTIADRIPLP from the coding sequence ATGAAAATCGCCATTATCGCGCCGAGCCCGGTGCCGTTTACCATCGGGGGAGCCGAAAAGCTCTGGTGGGGGCTGACCCAACACATCAACCAACTGACCCCGCATCAAGCCGAACTGATCAAACTACCCAGCCCGGAGGCGGACTTCTGGAGCCTGATGCGGAGCTACCTGGCGTTCAGCCGGCTCGACCTCAAGCACTTCGACCTGGTGATTTCCACCAAGTACCCCGCCTGGATGGTGGATCACCCCAACCACTGCTGTTACCTTCAGCACAAGCTCCGGGGCCTTTACGACACCTATCCGGCCCATCTGCCCAAAACCCTGGCCCATCCCGCCCTCAAGGGGCTTCTCGCCTTGCTCTCCGGCCCGCCCGGCGACCGGGAGCGGCTCGAGCCCCTGTTCAGCGAACTGTTCGAGCTGGAAACCCGCGACGATTTGCCGGCGGAACTGTTCGCCTTTCCGGGTCCCCTGGCCCGTACCCTGGTGCATTACCTAGATGCCATCGCCCTCGCGCCCTCCGCCATCCGCCGCTACGCCGCCATCTCCCGCACCGTGGCGAAGCGGCCGGATTACTTTCCATCCGGGGTGCCCGTGGAGGTGATTTACCACCCTTCTGACCTACCCCGGTTCGAGAATCGGGGCTACGACTACATCTTCACCGCCAGCCGGCTGGACGGGGCCAAGCGGCTGGACCTGATCATCCGCGCCTTCCGCGGCCTGCGGACCGAGATCGAGCTGCGCATCGCCGGGGAGGGGCCGGATGAGGGGCGGCTTCGGGAACTCGCAGCGGGCGACCCGCGCATCTGCTTCCTCGGCCGGATCACCGACGAGGAGCTGATCCGCCAGTATGCGGGCGCCCTGTTCGTACCGTTCGTGCCCTATCAAGAAGATTACGGCCTGGTGACGATCGAGGCCATGCTGTCCCACAAGGCGGTGCTGACCACCCACGATGCTGGCGGCGTGGCGGAGTGGGTGGAGCCCGGGGTGACCGGGCTGATCGTGGCGCCGGAGCCCACCGCTCTGACCCAGGCCATGGAGGCCCTGGTGGCCGACCGCGCGGCCACCATCGCCATGGGCGAAGCCGGCTTCGAGAAGGCCCGCGCCCTGTCCTGGCGGAGCACGGTGGAAGCCTTGCTGGCCCCGGCGCCGTCCAAGGCTCCGCTACGGAGCCCGCGCCGCCCGCGCTTGACGGTGGCCCTCGACTATCCAGTCCATCCGGCCGTCAGCGGCGGGCGCAAACGCGTCTACCATTTCTATAAAGCGTTGGCCCGGCGCGCCGACGTCACCCTGCTGACCTTGGGCGCCCCAGATGAACCGCGCTGCCGCTTGACCTTGGCGCCGGGCCTGAACGAATGGCGCATCCCGCGCTCCCATCGGCATCTGGCGTTGGAAAGGCAGTTCGAAGCAAGGCTCGGTGCCAGCGTAGGCGACATCGTGACCTTGCTGTACTACCGGGAAAGCCCGGAGTTGCTGCCGGCGCTGCGCCAGGCGGCGGAAGAGTCCGATCTGGTCATCGTGTCCCATTGTTATCTCTATCCGGCGGTCCGGGAGGTTTACACCGGTCCCCTCTGGTACGACGCCCATAACGTGGAATGGGACATGAAGTGCGCGGTGCTGGGTGATCATCCCGAGGCGGCAGAGTATCTGGACCGGGTCAAGGAGACGGAGGCCGCGTGCTGTCGGGATAGCCTGGTGGTGCTGGCCTGCAGTGAGGACAACCGGGACCGATTGATCGAGCTGTACGAGGTTGAACCGGGCAAGATTCGATTGGCTCCCAACGGCGTCGATCCGCATGCGCTACCCTTCGTCCCTTTCGCGGAACGGCGGGCGCTGCGGGAACGGCTCGGCCTCGATGGGAGGCTTCCGGTGCTGTTCATGGGGAGCTGGCATCAGCCCAACATCGAGGCGGGCGTGGGTCTTCTCGCCCTGGCGCGCGCCTGTCCGGAGCTGGATTTTTTCGTGCTCGGCAGCGTCTGTTACCACGCCCTATGGGAAGGCCGGCCGGAGAACGTGCATCTGTTCGGAGTGGTGGAAGAGGAGGTCAAGAACGTCCTGCTGGGTATCGCCCATGCCGGCCTCAATCCGGTCGTCTCTGGCTCCGGCACCAACCTGAAAACGGTCGAGTACGCGGCGGCCGGCGTTCCCGTTCTGACCACGCCTTTCGGCAACCGCGGGCTGGGCCTGGTGGACGGCGAGGAAATCTGGGAAGCACCGTTGGAGAGCTTCGCCGAGGCCTTGCAGCGCCTCAGCCGGGCCACCGACGAGGCCGAACTGATCCGGCGAACCACCCGGGCCGCGGAACGAACCCGTCGGGCCTTTGACTGGCAGACCATCGCCGATCGAATCCCACTCCCCTGA
- the hemH gene encoding ferrochelatase yields MTSRPLAETAAPAEPYPWSVVLVNLGTPEAPTTAAVRRYLAEFLWDPRVVELPRPLWWPLLHGLVLPLRARRSAHAYRSIWGDEGSPLRVFSQRLAEALAAELRERLGREVVVELALRYGKPDLASRFQALRERGRERWLILPLYPQYSSPGTGSVFDAVAAILRRWRHLPSVGFIEDYHAHPSYIAAVAASIERFWQAHGRAGHLLISFHGLPDASRRLGDPYAARCAASARLIAQHLGLGDDGWQLVYQSRFGWGQWLKPYCLEVLKALPARGIREVDVVCPGFAVDCLETLEEIGVTNKTAFLRAGGVRYRLIPALNDSPEHARALADVVLDWLAGR; encoded by the coding sequence ATGACCTCCCGCCCGCTGGCGGAAACCGCGGCGCCCGCCGAGCCCTATCCATGGTCGGTGGTGCTGGTCAATCTAGGTACCCCCGAGGCCCCGACCACCGCCGCGGTGCGGCGCTATCTCGCGGAGTTTCTGTGGGATCCCCGGGTGGTGGAACTGCCCCGGCCGCTGTGGTGGCCGCTCCTCCACGGCCTGGTCCTGCCCTTACGGGCCCGCAGGTCGGCCCACGCCTACCGTTCCATCTGGGGCGACGAGGGCTCGCCCCTGCGGGTATTTAGCCAAAGGCTGGCGGAGGCCCTCGCGGCCGAGCTGCGGGAGCGCCTCGGCCGGGAGGTGGTGGTGGAGCTGGCCCTGCGTTACGGCAAGCCGGATCTCGCCTCGCGGTTTCAGGCACTGCGGGAGCGGGGCCGGGAACGCTGGCTGATCCTGCCGCTCTATCCGCAGTACTCTTCCCCGGGCACTGGCTCCGTGTTCGATGCCGTGGCCGCCATCCTACGCCGCTGGCGGCACCTGCCGAGCGTGGGCTTCATCGAGGATTACCACGCCCATCCGAGCTACATCGCCGCGGTGGCCGCCAGTATCGAGCGGTTTTGGCAGGCCCACGGGCGCGCCGGTCATCTGTTGATTTCGTTCCACGGCCTGCCGGATGCGAGCCGCCGCCTCGGCGATCCCTATGCGGCCCGCTGCGCCGCGAGCGCCCGGCTGATCGCCCAGCATCTGGGGCTTGGCGACGATGGCTGGCAGCTGGTGTACCAATCCCGCTTCGGCTGGGGACAATGGCTCAAGCCCTATTGCCTCGAGGTCCTGAAGGCGCTGCCGGCGCGCGGCATCCGCGAGGTGGATGTGGTCTGTCCCGGGTTTGCCGTGGATTGCCTGGAGACCCTCGAGGAAATCGGGGTGACCAACAAGACCGCATTCCTGCGGGCGGGGGGCGTGCGTTACCGGCTGATTCCGGCCCTTAACGATAGCCCCGAGCATGCCCGGGCCCTGGCGGACGTGGTGCTGGACTGGCTGGCCGGGCGCTGA
- a CDS encoding hybrid sensor histidine kinase/response regulator yields MTDMKSLRSRAEAVLRDQLEARGPEPETEPIPVTRERLRQLLHEVEVQRLELEIQNQELRLVQAELEASRDRYADLFDRSPLGYVVLSEEGVIREINLAGARLLGRDRRWLVDFPLIHCVVAEDRGIFLAHLRHCRGREEAVVTELRLETGGGKVLPVELYTVPTAVAPAGRWLRTAMTDITRRKQAEEESLAARRDLERRVEERTAELQVINEALKSEVAEREHLEQVLRRRMEELAEADRYKDEFLATLAHELRNPLAAIVNAGRALRRQTEGRDASLGAIARIIENQSLHLKTLLDDLWDVARAARGKIELCRRTVEVEEILTQALEPHGPLMEHKGHRLEFYPPPEPIYVEVDVTRCVQIVGNLLHNAAKFTAPGGRIELSARREGREVAIRVRDNGAGIPASLLERVFEPFTQADRSATRASGGLGIGLALVRRLAELHGGRVAAASPGLGQGSEFTVWLPVVEAPAARQVPAPLVEGRGAGDRRLVLIVDDNADCADSLGQLVTLFGYQVQVFHHGREALEFARQHRPDAVLLDLGMPDLDGYELARRLRAECGLADTRLVAVSGYGAEEERRRCRAAGIDYHLTKPVDVEALQRLLQFR; encoded by the coding sequence ATGACGGACATGAAATCTCTCCGCTCGCGGGCGGAAGCGGTGTTGCGGGACCAGCTCGAAGCGCGCGGCCCCGAGCCGGAAACCGAGCCCATCCCCGTCACCCGGGAGCGCCTGCGGCAGTTGCTCCACGAAGTGGAGGTGCAACGGCTCGAGCTGGAAATCCAGAATCAGGAGCTGCGCCTGGTCCAGGCCGAATTGGAGGCGTCCCGGGATCGCTATGCCGATCTGTTCGACCGTTCGCCCCTGGGCTATGTGGTCCTCAGCGAGGAGGGCGTGATCCGCGAGATCAACCTGGCAGGGGCCCGGCTGCTCGGGCGCGACCGCCGCTGGTTGGTGGATTTCCCGTTAATCCATTGCGTAGTGGCGGAGGACCGGGGCATCTTTCTGGCCCATCTCCGGCACTGCCGCGGGCGGGAGGAGGCGGTGGTCACCGAGCTGCGCCTTGAGACCGGCGGCGGCAAGGTGCTGCCTGTGGAGTTGTACACCGTCCCTACGGCGGTCGCGCCCGCCGGCCGCTGGCTGCGCACCGCGATGACCGACATCACCCGGCGCAAGCAGGCCGAGGAAGAGTCGCTTGCTGCCCGACGGGATTTGGAGCGGCGGGTGGAAGAGCGCACCGCCGAGCTGCAAGTGATCAACGAAGCGCTGAAGAGCGAAGTGGCCGAGCGCGAACACCTGGAGCAGGTGTTGCGCCGCCGCATGGAGGAATTGGCCGAGGCCGACCGCTACAAGGACGAGTTCCTAGCCACCCTGGCCCACGAACTGCGCAATCCCTTGGCTGCCATCGTGAACGCGGGTCGGGCACTTAGGCGGCAAACCGAGGGACGGGACGCCTCCCTCGGCGCCATCGCCCGGATCATCGAGAATCAGTCGCTCCACCTCAAGACCTTGCTGGACGATCTGTGGGATGTGGCGCGGGCCGCCCGCGGCAAGATCGAGCTATGCCGAAGGACCGTGGAGGTGGAGGAAATCCTGACCCAAGCCCTGGAGCCCCATGGCCCCTTGATGGAACACAAGGGCCACCGGCTGGAGTTCTACCCGCCCCCGGAACCGATCTATGTCGAGGTGGACGTGACCCGCTGCGTGCAGATCGTCGGCAACCTGCTGCACAATGCCGCCAAATTCACCGCCCCCGGCGGGCGCATCGAGCTCTCGGCGCGGCGCGAGGGACGCGAGGTGGCGATCCGGGTGCGGGACAATGGCGCTGGCATTCCGGCGTCGCTGTTGGAGCGGGTGTTTGAGCCCTTCACCCAGGCGGACCGCTCCGCTACCCGGGCCAGCGGCGGGTTAGGGATCGGCCTGGCCTTGGTCCGGCGCCTCGCCGAGTTGCACGGAGGGCGGGTGGCGGCGGCCAGCCCGGGGCTCGGACAGGGGAGCGAGTTCACCGTGTGGTTGCCGGTGGTGGAGGCACCCGCCGCGCGCCAGGTCCCCGCGCCGCTGGTGGAGGGCAGGGGAGCGGGCGATCGGCGGTTGGTGCTCATCGTGGACGACAACGCCGATTGCGCCGATTCCCTGGGCCAGCTGGTCACCCTGTTCGGCTACCAGGTCCAGGTGTTCCACCACGGCCGGGAGGCCCTCGAGTTTGCCCGCCAGCACCGGCCCGACGCCGTGCTCCTGGACCTCGGCATGCCGGACCTGGACGGCTACGAACTGGCCAGGCGGCTGCGTGCCGAATGCGGCCTCGCCGATACCCGCCTGGTGGCGGTCAGCGGCTACGGAGCCGAGGAGGAACGGCGCCGGTGCCGCGCAGCCGGCATCGACTATCATCTCACCAAGCCGGTGGACGTAGAAGCGCTCCAGCGGCTGTTACAGTTCCGCTAA